AGTCATTAAGCATGGTCGCCCTGTTATATTTGATTCACAATATGATAAAAGGTTAATTGATCTTCGTGAATACCCCATATTACTCGCTGAAAGTTTGGAAGCTGTTGCCGCTGTACCTGTTACTTTGAAACATGCTGTTACTGGAGTATTGATGATAGGCAGCAGAATCCTAAGAGATTTTGATAAACAAACCATTGAATTATTAGAGAGCATAGCGGAACAGTTAGGTTCTATGATTCAAAATTATAACTCAAACGATAGAGAAATATTTCAATCACTTAGAAAACCAAAATCAAATAAAACAAATAGAAAGTTAGGAGGTTAACCCAGAATGAATACGAAAGTAAATCAAAATCAACCCTCCATTCAAAGAGCCTTCGCTTCTAGGTTTGCGATGCATATGTTTTTTACAATACTGATTCTATTCATTATGACGTATGTTGGTTCAAGAATGTTTACGCATATGGATTTAAATCTATATGGTTACATGGTGGGGACGTTAGTGTTTTTAATCGGTTTATTTTATCGCTTTTTAAGTTGGAGTGAAAGACCACCTGCAAAATTAATGATCAAAAAAGGAAAGAAGCTAATTTTTCGCAAAAAAACGGTTAAAACCACAACTACTGATATCGGAATGCAACGTTTCATATGGAATAGAGGTATTTACAGATGGTTCCAACATATGATGATGGGATGGGGAGTGATTATCTCTTGTTTGGTAACTTTCCCATTAGTGTTTGGATGGATGTATTTTACAATGGATGATAATGGAGTTTATACGGTCGTTTTTATGGGGTTAAATTTGATTAAAATTAGTGCGGATGGGTTTTTAGCTTTCCTCTTTTATAACTCCTTAAACATTACAGCAATTATGGTTATTACTGGTGCAAGCATGGCTATATATAGACGTTTGAAAAATATGCAAGCTAGAGCTGAACAAACTGTTATTTTTGATTTTATGCCCTTATATATGCTTCTTTTTGTTAGTATTTCGGGATTATTACTTACAGTTAGCAATGTGTTTTTTCATGGGTTTCTCCAACCTGAATTATCACTAGTACATCAATTTTCAGTAATTGTGACTTTAATTTACTTACCTTTTGGTAAACTTGCCCATATTCCTATGCGACCTTTAGGTATCTATGTCAAAAACTATAGAGAACATTATGCGAAACAGTCCATGAAAAAATGTAAAGTTTGTAGTAGCGAATTTGTATCTACTGAACAATCTAACGATGTTATCGATGTATTAAATCAAAACGCGATTCAATTTAAAAAAGAAGAAGGTTTCCACTTAGCGGAGTTATGTTTACCTTGTCGACGAAATTATCGGATTTCAAAATTTAGTGGTGTAAAAACTCATCTAACAAAAGCAAAGGAGGCGAATCAAGATGCAAGAGGTTAAAGCTCTAAAAGAGATTCCGAAGAATGTCAATCATCCAAATGAAGAACTAATTAAAACTCATTGTAGTTATTGCGGCATGCAGTGTGGGATGAATCTTCGTGTAAATACAAAAACGAATAAAATCATCGGCGTTGAACCTCGCTATGAGTGGCCTGTAACAGAAGGTAAAATGTGTCCTAAGGGAGTCACTGCATATCAACAAACAAATCATAAAGATCGCCTTTTAAAACCATTAATACGTGATGATGCTTCTAAAAAAGGAACGAAAGAGGGATTTCGTGAGGCTAGTTGGGATGAGGCTCTTGATCTTATTGTAAAGAACTTTAAAGCACTGCAAGAGAAACATGGTGATGATACCTTATCAGTATACAGCGGTGTATCAATGACAAATGAAAAATGTTACTTAACAGGTAAATTTGCTAGAGTTGCCTTAAAAACAAAATATATTGATTATAATGGTCGATTTTGTATGGCGAGTGCCGCAGGTGGTTCTTTAAGATCACTAGGGGTGGATCGTGGTTCCAGTTTACCTTGGACAGATTTACATCAAACAGACTGTTTATTCATTGCTGGTAGTAATACCGCTGAATGCCACCCAACATCCATGTATCGAGTTTGGGAGGTACAGAATCGTGGAGGATATCTAATTGTTGTTGACCCTCGTGAAACACCGATTGCTAGACGTGCTGATCTTCATTTAGATTTAAAACCTGGTACGGATTTAGCCTTGGCGAATTGTATGGTCCATTTATTAATTAAAAACGGGCACATTGATGAAGAGTTTATTAATCAACATACTAACGGTTTTGAAGAAACAAAAGAATTAGTAGCATTGTTTACTCCTGAATATACCAGTGAAATCACAGGTGTAAGTCCAGAAAAACTAATAAGAGCTGCAGAAATTTATGGTAAAGCACCAAATGCTATTGTTATGTTTGCTAGAGGAGTTGAGCAGCAATCTAAAGGTGTAGATAACGTTTCAGCTTATATTAATATGGCTTTAGTCTCAGGTAAAATTGGAAGACCTAAATCAGGTGTGGCAACATTTACTGGACAAGGGAATGGACAGGGTGGAAGAGAACATGGTCAAAAATCAGATTTGCTTCCTGGATATAGAAAAATTACGAATCCTCAGCATGTAAAAGAAGTGTGTGAAGTGTGGGGAATTAAACCAGAGGAAATGCCTGGGCCTGGAGTTTCAGCTTATGAATTGTTTGAATTAATGGATAAAAAAGAAATTCGTGGGATGTATTTATTATGTTCAAATCCAGCCGTATCCGCTCCAAATTTAAATTTTGTGAAAAACGCAATGAAAAATTTAGATTTTATGGTTTGTTCAGATTTTTATATGTCTGAATCTGCTGAATTTGCAGATGTTGTGTTGCCTTCTACAACTTGGTCGGAGGATGAAGGAACGGTTACAAATTTAGAAGGAAGAATCATTAAAATCAATAGAGCCCAAAAACCATTAGGTGAGTGTAAAACGGACTGGGAGATACAAATCGAAATTGCCAAACGTTATGGAAAAGGAAAATATTTTGAACATTTGAAAACGGCAAAAGATGTAGCAGACGAATTTAGATTAGCAACTAAAGGTGGAAATGCAGATTATTCGGGGGCAACGTGGGAAAAAATTGAAAAACAAAATGGAGTGTTTTGGCCTTGTAATGAGGAGAGTGTAGATGGAACCCCACATATGTTTTTAGATAAGAAATTTTACCATCCTGATGGGAAAGCCAAAATTTGTGCGCTTCCATACAGACCTCCTGGAGAAGAACCTGATGAACAATATCCACTTAGATTAACTACAGGTAGGGTGGTATATCATTATTTATCAGGAAATCAGACTAGAAGAATACCATTTTTGAAAGATATGTGTCCTGAACCTTATGTAGAAGTTCATCCTGAACTGGCTGCTAAGTATAAGATCGAACATGATCAAGTCATACGTTTATTCACAAGACGTGGAGAAGCAAACTATAAAGTGAAAATAACAGAGGCGATTCGTAAAGATACTGTATTTGTTCCCTATCATTTTGGTCATGAACAATCTATCAACCTATTAACAAATGCAGCTTTAGATCCGATGTCTCGAATGCCTGAATTTAAAGTATGTGCAGCTCAAATAGAAAAACTGTGAGGTGTGAACAATGAAAAAAGTTTTATATATTGAACTCGAAAATTGTATAGGTTGTCGTTCGTGCCTTGCTGCTTGTACACAGTGTGGAGGACATGAACAAAGAAACCGAAATTATGTCATTGATGTAAATCCATTTGTAGACCGTCAAACGATGCCAATGATGTGTTTACACTGCGAAAATCCACCTTGTGCAAGAAGTTGTCCAGTTCAAGCGATTCAAGTGCACGAGACAGGTGCAGTTTTATCAGCAATGACGGAAAAATGCCTTGGTTGTCAAAATTGTACAATCGCCTGCCCATATGGAATTCCAAAATTTGATGTAGAGCAAAACTTAATGTATAAATGTGATTTATGTATAGATCGTACGAAGGATGGTATTCCTCCGATGTGCGCTAGTGTGTGTCCTACCAATACTTTACAATGGGTAACTGAAGAAGAGTTAGCAGTTAAGAAAAGTCAATTTAGATTAAACAATGGAATGATGGCTAGTATGGAAGATCCATATTTAGAAAATAAAACGAATGTACATGTCAGTTTGCCGGGTATATTAGAAGGTAAAGAAAAACTATTCTAATTTACCCCAAAAAGTGAACAAAAATCAAAGTTGTAAATTCCGAATACTTTTCGGGGACCCCAAGCAAGAGTTAACAATAAAAGTGAAGTGAAGCTTTAGTAGATTATACCTAATACTTTTTCGGGGCCCATCAACCGTTTATGAAGTGACTTGTTAAACATTTTGAATAATAAACTCAAATAATCGTTAGGGAGTGAAAAAAATGGATAAGAATAATAAAATCCCTTTTGACGAAGATAATTATACTCATAATATTAATAAAAGTAATGAACGTAAATTAGATCGAAGAGGATTCATGAAAACGATGGTTGGAGCTGCAGGGTTATTTGCTGTTTCTACACTGCCATGGGGTTCTATTGCTGCTACAGAGTTAATGGGTTTAAGAGAGAAAAAATATCCAAAAAAAGAAATTATCGATGTAAAAAAATTAAACATTGGGGATGCATTTGAGTTTGCTTATCCAACGGATCATGATTCAGCATTGTTGGTCCGATTAGGTGAAAATGAATATAAAGCATATCAAAATGCATGTACACATCTTCGTTGCCCAGTTTTTTGGGAACAAAGTAAAAGTGAGCTTGTATGTCCATGTCACCATGGCTTCTTCGATGTAAAAACAGGTTCACCAACGGCTGGACCACCAAGAAGACCACTTCCTGAAATTACAATTCAAGTTGAAGCGGGTAAAA
The window above is part of the Chengkuizengella sp. SCS-71B genome. Proteins encoded here:
- a CDS encoding GAF domain-containing protein — translated: MGSLQPEIEKHLEGIRLLSSSDFAGFAILDHQEYIIRWKYVSGNRNERYKRIRLRPGKGIAGQVIKHGRPVIFDSQYDKRLIDLREYPILLAESLEAVAAVPVTLKHAVTGVLMIGSRILRDFDKQTIELLESIAEQLGSMIQNYNSNDREIFQSLRKPKSNKTNRKLGG
- a CDS encoding molybdopterin oxidoreductase family protein translates to MQEVKALKEIPKNVNHPNEELIKTHCSYCGMQCGMNLRVNTKTNKIIGVEPRYEWPVTEGKMCPKGVTAYQQTNHKDRLLKPLIRDDASKKGTKEGFREASWDEALDLIVKNFKALQEKHGDDTLSVYSGVSMTNEKCYLTGKFARVALKTKYIDYNGRFCMASAAGGSLRSLGVDRGSSLPWTDLHQTDCLFIAGSNTAECHPTSMYRVWEVQNRGGYLIVVDPRETPIARRADLHLDLKPGTDLALANCMVHLLIKNGHIDEEFINQHTNGFEETKELVALFTPEYTSEITGVSPEKLIRAAEIYGKAPNAIVMFARGVEQQSKGVDNVSAYINMALVSGKIGRPKSGVATFTGQGNGQGGREHGQKSDLLPGYRKITNPQHVKEVCEVWGIKPEEMPGPGVSAYELFELMDKKEIRGMYLLCSNPAVSAPNLNFVKNAMKNLDFMVCSDFYMSESAEFADVVLPSTTWSEDEGTVTNLEGRIIKINRAQKPLGECKTDWEIQIEIAKRYGKGKYFEHLKTAKDVADEFRLATKGGNADYSGATWEKIEKQNGVFWPCNEESVDGTPHMFLDKKFYHPDGKAKICALPYRPPGEEPDEQYPLRLTTGRVVYHYLSGNQTRRIPFLKDMCPEPYVEVHPELAAKYKIEHDQVIRLFTRRGEANYKVKITEAIRKDTVFVPYHFGHEQSINLLTNAALDPMSRMPEFKVCAAQIEKL
- a CDS encoding 4Fe-4S dicluster domain-containing protein, giving the protein MKKVLYIELENCIGCRSCLAACTQCGGHEQRNRNYVIDVNPFVDRQTMPMMCLHCENPPCARSCPVQAIQVHETGAVLSAMTEKCLGCQNCTIACPYGIPKFDVEQNLMYKCDLCIDRTKDGIPPMCASVCPTNTLQWVTEEELAVKKSQFRLNNGMMASMEDPYLENKTNVHVSLPGILEGKEKLF
- a CDS encoding Rieske (2Fe-2S) protein translates to MDKNNKIPFDEDNYTHNINKSNERKLDRRGFMKTMVGAAGLFAVSTLPWGSIAATELMGLREKKYPKKEIIDVKKLNIGDAFEFAYPTDHDSALLVRLGENEYKAYQNACTHLRCPVFWEQSKSELVCPCHHGFFDVKTGSPTAGPPRRPLPEITIQVEAGKIVATGVKRYET